In Pseudomonas sp. P5_109, the genomic window TCGACGTCAACATCACCGCCATCTTCCGGATCTGCCAGGCAGCCCTGAAACACATGAAGCCCGGCAGTTCGATCATCAACACCAGTTCGGTCAATTCCGACCTGCCGAACCCGACACTGCTGGCCTACGCCACCACCAAGGGCGCGATCGCCAATTTCAGCGCCGGCCTCGGGCAAATGCTTGGGCCCAGGAACATCCGCGTCAACAGCGTCGCCCCCGGACCGATCTGGACGCCGTTGATCGTCTCGACCATGCCTGAGGAGACGGTACAGAACTTCGGCGCCAACACCTCCCTTGGGCGGCCGGGCCAACCCGTGGAAGTCGCGCCGATCTACGTGCTGCTGGCCTCGGATGAGGCCAGTTACATCACCGGCCAGCGCTACGGCGTCACCGGCGGCAAACCGATCCTGTGACCGCATCGAAAAATTGAACCGGCGACGTCCTCCGGCGCTCCACAGCGTATAGACACTGATCGCTGGAGGTCGTCATGTCCGCACCCATTGTCAAACTGTTCACTCAACCGAACTTCGCCTGGCTGGATATTCGCAAGGAAGAAGAAGCCCATCCACGTCATTACCTCGCGCATCTGTTGCTGCTGGCCCTGATTCCCGCCGTCTGCCTGTTTTTCGGTACGACTTACGTGGGCTGGAGCCTGGCGGAAAACGAAACCGTGCGGCTCAGCACCCACAGCGCACTTCAACTGTGTGTGTTGCTGTACCTGACCATCGTTGCCGGCGTCGTGGTCATCGGCGCGTTCATCCGCTGGATGTCTCGCACCTTCGAGGCGCAGCCAACGCTCAATCAATGCATCGGCTTTGCTGCCTACATCGTAACGCCGTTCTTCATTGCCGGCCTGGCAGGCCTGTACCCCAGTCGCTGGCTGGCGATTGCGGTGCTGGCGGCAGCATCGGCTTATTCGACGTTCCTGTTGTTCATCGGCTTGCCGACCTTCATGCACGAGCGCAAGGAGCAAGGTCTGCTCAACGCCGCCTGCGTGTGGGGTGTCGGGCTGTTGGTGTTGGTAACGATCCTGGTCACGATGATCCTGGTGTGGTTCAACGTGCTCACCCCTGAGTACCTGCGCGCGCCTGTCGGTTGATGGGCTTCACGGCGTGGGTGGCGGTGCTGGGCGCCGTATTGCTGACACTGGCGCTCACCTCGTCCTACTTGCGCTGGTTGCCCGTGACCACCTCGGCGGTCTGTCTGGTGCTGGGCGTGGCCATCGGTCCGTCGGGCCTGGGTTTGCTCAGGCTGGATATCAAGGACGCCGCCTTCTGGATGGAGCATCTGTCGGAAGTAGCGGTGCTTTTTTCCCTGTTCGTCTGCGGGTTGAAGTTGCGCCTGCCCTTGGGCGATCGCCGATGGCGGGTGGCATTTACGCTGGCGGGACCGGTGATGATCCTGACGATTGCCGGTGTGAGCCTGTTGCTGCATTTCGGGTTTGGATTCGCCTGGGGGCCATCGCTGTTGATCGGGGCGATTCTGGCACCCACCGATCCGGTCCTGGCCTCCCTGGTGCAGGTCAGCGATGCCAAGGACTACGACCCGGTCAGGTTCGGGCTCACGGGCGAAGCCGGTCTCAACGACGGCAGTGCATTCCCTTTTGTCATCCTCGGTTTGCTGATTCTGCAACAAGGTGAGCACGCGGGTCCATGGCTCGACGAATGGGCGCTCAAGCGGCTGCTATGGGCAGTGCCCGCCGGATTGCTGACCGGTTACTGGATGGGGCGCGGTATCGGCCGCCTGACCCTGTTCATGCGCATCAAGAATGCCGACAGCACCTTTTCCCCCAATGATTACCTGGCCCTGGCCTTGATCGCACTGGCCTATGTCGTGGCCGAAACCCTTCAAGGCTACGGGTTTCTCTCGGTATTCGCCGCCGGCCTTGGCTTGCGCCAGGCCGAGGTCAGTACCAGCAGTGACACCCGTACACCGGCCGAACATCTGGTCCAGCCGGTGGTCGGTCATCAGCATGTCGAACCGGAGGCGGCCGTGGCCGGCAATGTCGACCACCTGGAAGACAAGCAAGTCGCCGCCGGGATCATGATGGGCGACATGCTGTCGTTCGGCAGCCTGGTGGAACGGGCCATGGAAGTGTTTCTGGTGACCTTGCTCGGGGTCGTGCTGACTGCACACTGGGACTGGCGGGCGCTGGTGGTCGCGCTGATGCTGTTCGCGGTGATTCGTCCGCTGATGGTCTGGCTGATGCCATGGGGCTCGCTGCTCAACGGCCCGCAACGCTGGTTGATCGGCTGGTTCGGCATTCGCGGCATCGGCAGTTTCTACTACCTGTTCTACGCCTTGAACCACGATCTGTTGCCATCAGTGGCCACCTTGTGTGCCGACCTGACGCTCTCGGTGGTAGCCATGAGCATCCTGCTCCACGGCATCAGCACCCAGCCGATGCTGGCCCGTTATGAACAGCACAATCGCCGCGTCATTTCATCGCCTGGGCAATGATCTCGACCAGGTTGAGTTGGGTAAATGGCTTCGGCAAGCGCGGCAAGTGAGCGGCAAAGCCTTCCAGGCGCTCGGCATAACCGGTGGCGAGGATGATCGGCACATTCGGCCGTATGATCCGGATGGCATGGGCCAGTTGTGCACCATTCATTTGCGGCATGGCCATGTCGGTTATGACCAGATCGATATCCGGCTCACTGACAAACAGCTCCAGCGCCATGGCACCGGATGCCGCACTGATCACCCTGTGTCCGAGGTCTTCGAGCAGCAAGCTGGTGCTGGTCAACACCAGGCTGTCATCGTCGACCACCAGTACGCTTATGCGCGGCACGCTCACGGCCTGTGTTTCGACGACAGGTCGGGTCGCTGAATCCCGGGTGGCGACCGGCAGCCACAACTCGGCCGTCGTACCCTGGTTCTGGTTGCTTTTGAGGATGAAGCGCCCACCCAATTGTTCGATAAAACCGTGGACCATCGACAACCCCAGGCCGGTGCCCTTGCCGACGCCCTTGGTGGTGAAGAACGGGTCCATTGCCGAGGCCAGCGTGGTTTCATCCATGCCCTCGCCGGTATCGGTCACACTCAGGCAAACATAACGCCCCGGCGCAAGGGATGAGGTGGCGCTGTCGTTCACTGCATCGGTCCTGGCACTGAAGATGATGGTCCCGCCGTTGGGCATGGCATCACGGGCATTGGTCGCCAGGTTCAATACCGCCAGCTCAAGCTGGTTGAGGTCAGCCATCACCGGTTCGAGACCCTCGGGAAAGCGCGTTTCGACGTTCACCGAAGGCCCGAGGGAACTGCGCAATAGCCCGGAAATGCCTTCCACCAACGCCGGTATCCGCACAGGTTCCGACTTGAGTTCCTGGCGTCGGGCAAACGCCAGCATGCGCTGGGTCAGGGAAACACCGCGCAAGGCACCTTGGGTGGCGTTGTCGATCAGGCGGGTAACTTTTGCATCTTCTGTCACCCGTTTCCGTACGATCTCCAGATTGCCGAGGATCACCGTCAGCAGGTTGTTGAAGTCGTGGGCGATCCCGCCGCTGAGCTGGCCGATGGCCTGCATTTTCTGCGCCTGGAACAAGGCTTCGCGGGTTTGCTCCAGAACCTGCTGCGCGTGCGTGGCCTCAGTGATATCCCGGGTAATCTTGGCAAAACCGAGCAATTTGCCGGTGTCCCCCCTGATCGGATCGACAATCACATGGGCGAGGAACCGCGTTCCGTCCTTGCGCATCCTCCAGCCCTTGTTTTCAAAGCGCCCCTCACGGACCGCGATCTCCAGTGTCCGTTGCGGCTCGCCGGCAGCGCGATCCTCCGGGGTGTAGAACATCGAAAAGTGCCGGCCGATGACCTCCTCCGGCAAGTAACCCTTGATGCGCTGGGCGCCGGGGTTCCAGTTGCTGACCCGACCATCCGGGGAAAGCATGTAGATCGCATAGTCGGTAACGCTCTGCACCAGCAGGCGGAACTGTTGTTCGCTTTGCTTGAGGACTTCCTCGGCCATTTTGCGATCGGTGAGGTCCCGGGTGATCTTGGCGAAACCCAGCAAGGTGCCCGACGGATCGAGGATCGGATCGATCACCACGTGGGACCAGAAATGCGTGCCGTCCTTGCGCACCCGCCAGCCTTCTCCCTCGAAACGTCCTTCACGGATCGCCGTGTCCAGTGCCCGCTGGGGCAAGCCGGCACGGCGGTCCTCATCGGTGTAGAAGCGCGAGAAGTGCTCACCGAGGATTTCGGCCTCCTCATAGCCCTTGAAACGCCTGGCGCCGGCATTCCAGCTGGTAATGATGCCGTCCGGATCAATCATGTAGATCGCGTAGTCGATCACCGCATCGATCAATAGCCGAAAACGGCCGTCTTCGATGGCACTGACCTTGTTTCGATCTTCGCTCATTGATCCCACCAATTCATTGTTTCTCTGGAGTATGCGTCATAGCGGGAATTTGGAAAGCCCACCAACGCGGCAGCAGTTGCCTGACCTTGCTCTCGCCAAAACGGTCGTCGATCAACATCACGACCCCTTGATCCTGCTGGGTGCGGATAACCCGCCCGGCGGCCTGCACCACTTTCTGTACGCCGGGAAACAGATAGGTATAGTCGTAACCGGCGCCAAAAATGGCGGCCATGCGTCGTTTCAGTTGTTCGTTCACCGGATTGAGCTGGGCCAGCCCCAAGGTGGCGATAAATGCGCCGATCAACCGGGCACCGGGCAAATCGATGCCTTCACCAAAGGCCCCGCCCAGCACGGCAAAACCGACACCCTGGCCGTCGGCGTGGAATTGATCGAGAAACTGCTGACGTTGCGCTTCGTCCATGCCGCGGGACTGCGACCACAGACGGATGTTCGGGTGTTTCTCGGCGAGTAACTGCGCCACCTGCTGCAGATAATCGAAACTGCTGAAAAACGCCAGGTAGTTGCCGGGGCGCGCGCAGAACTGTTTGGCAATCAACTCCACGATCGGTTCGAGGGAGGACTGGCGATGCACGAACCGCGTGGAGATCTGGTTGACGATGTGCACTTGCAGTTGATCGGCATGGAACGGCGACTCGACGTCGATGCAAACCGTGTCCGCCGGTGTCCCCAGTAAATCGGCGTAATAGTGCCGGGGGCTGAGGGTCGCGGAAAACAGCACCGTACTGCGCGCGGCGGTCAGGCGCGGGCGGATGAACCCGGCGGGAACCACGTTGCGCAGGCACAACTGCGAGAGGCTGCGCTTGCGTTCGAGGTCGCGCTTGCTGATGTCGAACAGGAACTGCTCATCGAACAGTTCGGCCACCCGGCAAAAATGCAGCATGTCGAAGTAGAAACCCTGCAGTGCGCTATCCAGGCCTTGCGGGTGATCGTTCAGGTAGTCACCGATGCTGGCGCTGCACGAAGACAGTGCCTGAAGGAGCTTTTCCGGCGCCTTGTCATAGGCTTGGTAGGCTCCGGTTTGCGTACCATTCAAGGCATTCCACTCGCGGTTGACCCGCTGCATCGACTTTTTCAGCACCTCAGGCGCGGTTTTGCGCACGCCGTTGAAGGTCGCCTGGTCAAGGCTCGCGCTGTACATCTGCCGGCCGCGTTCCACCAGGTTATGGGCTTCGTCGACCAGCACCGCGACTTTCCAGTTGTTGGCCTGGGCCAGACCGAACAGCAGCGCGCTGAAGTCGAAGTAATAGTTGTAGTCGGCCACCACCACGTCGGCCCAGCGTGCCATTTCCTGGCTCAGGTAATACGGACAGACGTCATGCGCCAGGGCGACCTCGCGCAGGGCACCCTGGTGCAACAGGCTCAGTTGGCTGGCCGCCTGACGCGCCGCGGGCAGGCGATCGTAGAATCCCCGGGCCAGCGGGCACGACTCGCCGTGGCAGGCTTTGTCCGGGTGTTCGCAGGCCTTGTCCCGGGCGATCATCTCCAGCACCCGCAACGGCGGCGCAGCGGTGCTGGCGAGAAGCACTTGCGCAGCGTCCAGGGCGAGTTTGCGTCCCGGGGTTTTCGCCGTAAGGAAGAACACCTTGTCCAGTTGCTGCGGTGCCAGCGCCTTGAGCATGGGGAACAAGGTGCCCAGGGTCTTGCCGATTCCCGTGGGCGCCTGGGCCATCAGGCAGCGCCCCGTGCTGACGGCCTTGAACACCGACTCGGCCAGGTGGCGCTGCCCCGGCCGAAAGTCGGCATGGGGAAAAGCCAGGCGCTGCGCCGCCAGATTGCGCCCGTCACGATGGACGACTTCCTGTTCGGCCCATTGCAGGAAACGCGCGCAATGCTGTTCGAAGAACCCTTGCAGTTGCGCGGCCTCGAATGACTCGACCAGGCAGGTTTCCTTTTCGCTGACGATGTCGAAATACACCAGCGCCAGATTGATTTGCCCAAGATCCAGCTTGCGGCACATCAACCAGCCGTAGATTTTCGCCTGGGCCCAATGCAACTGACGGTGGTTGGCCGGTTGCTTGCTCAAGTCGCCCCGATAGGTCTTGACCTCCTCCAGGCAGTTTTGCCCGGGGTCATAACCATCCGCCCTGCCCTTGACCGTCAGGGTTTGATACTGGCCTTCAAGGGCGACTTCGCTCTGGTAGCCCTCGCTGCGCCGCGACGCCACCGTGCGGTGCCCGGCGATGCCTTCCAGCGCGGTCGGTGACGGGGTGAAGCGCAGGTCGAGGTCGCCGACCTTGGCGGTGAACTCACACAGCGCCCGCACTGCAATGCTGTAGCTCAAGCGTCCTGCTCCGCCCATTGCACATAGCACACGGCAATCGGCATCTGGTGCTCATGGCAGAACTCGAGCCAGCGCAACTGGTTGTCTTGCAGGCGGTCGCCCGGGCCCTTGACCTCGATCATGCGGTAGGTCTTTTGCTGCGGCCAGAACTGGATCAGGTCCGGCATGCCGGCGCGATTGGCCTTGATGTCCAGCAAGAGGCGGTTGAACCAGTGCCTGAGGTGCTCGGCCGGCAGGCAATCCAGGGCTTGTTCCAGCAGCTCTTCGCTGAGCACGCTCCAGAACACGAACGGCGACTGCACGCCCCACTTGGCGGCATAACGTTCGCGGATGGTCTGCCGGTAGCGCCCGTCGTCGAGCTCGGCCAGGCAGGCCTGGAACAGTTCGGCCCGGCGGGCATGGAAGTCTTCGCTGAGCAAATCCACCGGCCCGCGCTGGAACGGGTGAAAAAAGGCACCCGGCAACGGCGCGAAAATCGCCGGCCAGCACAGCAGGCCAAACAGTGAATTGACCAGGCTGTTCTCGACGTAGTGCACCGGTGCCGACTCTTCTGCCAAATGTACCTGTACGTAAGACTCCACTGATAACGCCTGATCCGTTCTGGGCAATTGCAGGTCCAGACGCTGCATTTGCCGAGGCGCAGCCCGCTTGATGGGCGGCCCGCCGAGCTTGCGTCGCAGGCGTGGCAGTACGCGGAGCAACTGCTGATGTTCGGCGGCACTTTCCGGGGATTGTTCGGCGAGTGCGGCCAGTTCCATCGCCAGCTCAAACTCGCCACTGCGCTCCAGCACGCGGATCAGCCGCGCACGCGCGCCCGGATAGGCACATTCGCGGTAGAGGTTCAGGGCCATGGCGAAATCGGCGATGCGTTCGCAATAT contains:
- a CDS encoding ATP-dependent DNA helicase, with translation MSYSIAVRALCEFTAKVGDLDLRFTPSPTALEGIAGHRTVASRRSEGYQSEVALEGQYQTLTVKGRADGYDPGQNCLEEVKTYRGDLSKQPANHRQLHWAQAKIYGWLMCRKLDLGQINLALVYFDIVSEKETCLVESFEAAQLQGFFEQHCARFLQWAEQEVVHRDGRNLAAQRLAFPHADFRPGQRHLAESVFKAVSTGRCLMAQAPTGIGKTLGTLFPMLKALAPQQLDKVFFLTAKTPGRKLALDAAQVLLASTAAPPLRVLEMIARDKACEHPDKACHGESCPLARGFYDRLPAARQAASQLSLLHQGALREVALAHDVCPYYLSQEMARWADVVVADYNYYFDFSALLFGLAQANNWKVAVLVDEAHNLVERGRQMYSASLDQATFNGVRKTAPEVLKKSMQRVNREWNALNGTQTGAYQAYDKAPEKLLQALSSCSASIGDYLNDHPQGLDSALQGFYFDMLHFCRVAELFDEQFLFDISKRDLERKRSLSQLCLRNVVPAGFIRPRLTAARSTVLFSATLSPRHYYADLLGTPADTVCIDVESPFHADQLQVHIVNQISTRFVHRQSSLEPIVELIAKQFCARPGNYLAFFSSFDYLQQVAQLLAEKHPNIRLWSQSRGMDEAQRQQFLDQFHADGQGVGFAVLGGAFGEGIDLPGARLIGAFIATLGLAQLNPVNEQLKRRMAAIFGAGYDYTYLFPGVQKVVQAAGRVIRTQQDQGVVMLIDDRFGESKVRQLLPRWWAFQIPAMTHTPEKQ
- a CDS encoding PAS domain-containing sensor histidine kinase; the encoded protein is MSEDRNKVSAIEDGRFRLLIDAVIDYAIYMIDPDGIITSWNAGARRFKGYEEAEILGEHFSRFYTDEDRRAGLPQRALDTAIREGRFEGEGWRVRKDGTHFWSHVVIDPILDPSGTLLGFAKITRDLTDRKMAEEVLKQSEQQFRLLVQSVTDYAIYMLSPDGRVSNWNPGAQRIKGYLPEEVIGRHFSMFYTPEDRAAGEPQRTLEIAVREGRFENKGWRMRKDGTRFLAHVIVDPIRGDTGKLLGFAKITRDITEATHAQQVLEQTREALFQAQKMQAIGQLSGGIAHDFNNLLTVILGNLEIVRKRVTEDAKVTRLIDNATQGALRGVSLTQRMLAFARRQELKSEPVRIPALVEGISGLLRSSLGPSVNVETRFPEGLEPVMADLNQLELAVLNLATNARDAMPNGGTIIFSARTDAVNDSATSSLAPGRYVCLSVTDTGEGMDETTLASAMDPFFTTKGVGKGTGLGLSMVHGFIEQLGGRFILKSNQNQGTTAELWLPVATRDSATRPVVETQAVSVPRISVLVVDDDSLVLTSTSLLLEDLGHRVISAASGAMALELFVSEPDIDLVITDMAMPQMNGAQLAHAIRIIRPNVPIILATGYAERLEGFAAHLPRLPKPFTQLNLVEIIAQAMK
- a CDS encoding VRR-NUC domain-containing protein; translation: MTANPLDNPFYYLNNFMQVLDWLEQRCADVLSVDEQCFIQEFKLLPGESQALLVRMVMRKGVHFRASKLHYDEIGDIVSAAGPLLKLGWVDERMPLAIETLFDLLLKEEILQAFGPVIDQPKGKKADWLPALCEQFPQVQSFNDWCPMLDERLLSLTIMELCDRLRLMFFGNLYQDWSEFVLADLGIYTYEKVEFCAESRGLRSREDVDAYLLLHAYQQQFEAGEALEEVAERINGLALDNPWLQRRRGKLLFQMGQYCERIADFAMALNLYRECAYPGARARLIRVLERSGEFELAMELAALAEQSPESAAEHQQLLRVLPRLRRKLGGPPIKRAAPRQMQRLDLQLPRTDQALSVESYVQVHLAEESAPVHYVENSLVNSLFGLLCWPAIFAPLPGAFFHPFQRGPVDLLSEDFHARRAELFQACLAELDDGRYRQTIRERYAAKWGVQSPFVFWSVLSEELLEQALDCLPAEHLRHWFNRLLLDIKANRAGMPDLIQFWPQQKTYRMIEVKGPGDRLQDNQLRWLEFCHEHQMPIAVCYVQWAEQDA
- a CDS encoding Yip1 family protein translates to MSAPIVKLFTQPNFAWLDIRKEEEAHPRHYLAHLLLLALIPAVCLFFGTTYVGWSLAENETVRLSTHSALQLCVLLYLTIVAGVVVIGAFIRWMSRTFEAQPTLNQCIGFAAYIVTPFFIAGLAGLYPSRWLAIAVLAAASAYSTFLLFIGLPTFMHERKEQGLLNAACVWGVGLLVLVTILVTMILVWFNVLTPEYLRAPVG
- a CDS encoding cation:proton antiporter produces the protein MGFTAWVAVLGAVLLTLALTSSYLRWLPVTTSAVCLVLGVAIGPSGLGLLRLDIKDAAFWMEHLSEVAVLFSLFVCGLKLRLPLGDRRWRVAFTLAGPVMILTIAGVSLLLHFGFGFAWGPSLLIGAILAPTDPVLASLVQVSDAKDYDPVRFGLTGEAGLNDGSAFPFVILGLLILQQGEHAGPWLDEWALKRLLWAVPAGLLTGYWMGRGIGRLTLFMRIKNADSTFSPNDYLALALIALAYVVAETLQGYGFLSVFAAGLGLRQAEVSTSSDTRTPAEHLVQPVVGHQHVEPEAAVAGNVDHLEDKQVAAGIMMGDMLSFGSLVERAMEVFLVTLLGVVLTAHWDWRALVVALMLFAVIRPLMVWLMPWGSLLNGPQRWLIGWFGIRGIGSFYYLFYALNHDLLPSVATLCADLTLSVVAMSILLHGISTQPMLARYEQHNRRVISSPGQ